The following proteins come from a genomic window of Mesoaciditoga lauensis cd-1655R = DSM 25116:
- the ppdK gene encoding pyruvate, phosphate dikinase produces MSKKYVYFFGEGKAEGNAKMKDILGGKGANLAEMTNLGISVPPGFTISAEVCDYYYKHSQKYPEGLREEVEEHLKRLEKVTGKKFGDVEDPLLVSVRSGAAISMPGMMDTILNLGLNDQSVLGLAKLTNNERFAYDAYRRFIQMFGDVALGIEHKKFEQEIEAIKAKRGIKLDTEMTVEDLKELVERYKELYKREGKEFPQDPMKQLWIAIDAVFGSWMNKRAVDYRRLNHIPEDALLGTAVSVVSMVFGNMGDTSGTGVAFTRDPSTGEKRRYGEFLRNAQGEDVVAGIRTPESLEGLKKVSEEAYNELFRIFDILEKHYRDMQDVEFTVERGKLYMLQTRSAKRTAMAAVKVAVDMVNEGLITKEEAVMRVTPDHVDQLLHPMFVPDEKKKAIEEKRLIAKGLPASPGAASGKVVFSAKLAEELGEKEPVVLVRPETSPEDVAGMVAAQGILTARGGRTSHAAVVARGMGKCAVVGCEAIEVDEEKKEFHVGDITVKEGDWISIDGSTGEVFLGNIKAIKPQGLEGNLATILEWADEIRKLGVRTNADIPRDAKVARAFGAEGIGLCRTEHMFFDNEKIPVVREMIASETKEQREKALDKLLPMQKEDFKGLFREMKGLPVTIRLIDPPLHEFLPKEEEAQRKLAKDLGISFERVKEIVESLHEFNPMMGHRGCRLAITYPEIAVMQTKAIILAAIELKKEENIEVIPEIMVPLVGHVNELKYVKNIIVETADALIKESGVDLKYLVGTMIEVPRAAVTADQIAAEADFFSFGTNDLTQMTFGFSRDDSGKFLKDYLDKGILKVDPFKTLDKDGVGELVRMAKEKGRSVKPELKLGICGEHGGDPASIKIVNEIGLNYVSCSPYRVPIARLAAAQAVVEAKKND; encoded by the coding sequence ATGTCGAAGAAGTACGTATACTTTTTCGGAGAAGGAAAAGCTGAAGGAAATGCAAAAATGAAAGACATATTAGGCGGGAAAGGAGCCAATTTGGCTGAAATGACGAATTTGGGCATATCCGTTCCGCCTGGATTTACCATAAGTGCAGAAGTATGTGATTATTATTACAAACACTCCCAAAAGTATCCGGAGGGATTAAGGGAAGAAGTAGAAGAACATTTGAAAAGACTTGAAAAAGTAACGGGTAAGAAATTTGGAGACGTGGAAGATCCCCTTCTCGTTTCTGTTAGATCTGGTGCCGCCATATCGATGCCCGGTATGATGGATACGATTTTGAACCTTGGATTAAACGATCAAAGCGTGCTGGGGTTGGCAAAGCTCACGAACAACGAAAGATTTGCTTACGATGCTTACAGAAGGTTCATTCAGATGTTCGGAGATGTGGCACTTGGAATCGAGCACAAGAAATTCGAACAGGAAATAGAGGCTATAAAAGCCAAACGTGGGATAAAACTTGACACGGAAATGACAGTTGAGGATCTTAAAGAACTTGTGGAACGATATAAGGAGCTTTACAAGAGGGAAGGAAAAGAATTCCCGCAGGATCCTATGAAACAGCTGTGGATAGCCATAGATGCCGTTTTTGGCTCATGGATGAACAAAAGGGCAGTTGACTACAGAAGACTCAATCACATTCCGGAAGACGCCCTTCTTGGAACGGCCGTAAGTGTTGTTTCGATGGTATTCGGTAATATGGGCGACACGAGCGGAACTGGTGTTGCGTTTACAAGAGATCCTTCTACCGGCGAAAAGAGGAGATACGGAGAATTCTTGAGAAATGCACAGGGTGAAGATGTTGTTGCCGGTATAAGAACGCCTGAAAGTTTGGAAGGTTTGAAGAAAGTTTCCGAAGAAGCGTACAACGAATTGTTTAGAATATTCGATATCCTTGAAAAACATTACAGGGACATGCAGGATGTTGAGTTCACCGTTGAAAGAGGAAAGCTTTACATGCTCCAAACAAGATCTGCTAAGAGAACGGCAATGGCAGCTGTTAAGGTAGCTGTGGATATGGTGAACGAAGGACTCATCACCAAAGAAGAAGCCGTCATGAGAGTGACTCCAGATCATGTCGACCAGCTTCTCCATCCGATGTTCGTTCCTGATGAAAAGAAGAAAGCAATTGAGGAAAAGAGATTAATAGCCAAGGGCCTTCCCGCTTCTCCAGGTGCGGCTTCTGGAAAGGTAGTTTTCTCTGCCAAATTGGCTGAAGAGCTCGGTGAAAAGGAACCTGTTGTGTTGGTTAGACCTGAAACTTCTCCTGAAGACGTTGCCGGAATGGTTGCCGCTCAGGGAATTCTTACCGCAAGAGGCGGAAGAACTTCACACGCAGCGGTTGTCGCAAGAGGAATGGGCAAGTGCGCCGTTGTTGGATGCGAAGCCATAGAAGTTGATGAAGAGAAAAAGGAATTTCATGTTGGTGATATAACCGTTAAAGAAGGAGATTGGATCTCCATTGATGGTTCAACCGGAGAAGTTTTCCTTGGGAATATAAAAGCCATAAAACCACAAGGACTCGAAGGAAATCTTGCCACCATTCTTGAATGGGCCGACGAGATAAGAAAATTGGGTGTAAGAACCAATGCGGATATCCCAAGGGATGCCAAAGTGGCAAGGGCTTTTGGTGCAGAAGGGATCGGATTGTGCAGAACGGAACATATGTTCTTCGATAACGAAAAGATCCCGGTTGTGCGTGAAATGATCGCTTCTGAAACGAAGGAACAGAGAGAAAAAGCACTTGACAAACTCCTTCCAATGCAGAAAGAGGATTTCAAGGGCCTCTTCAGGGAAATGAAAGGATTGCCAGTTACCATAAGGCTCATAGATCCGCCTCTTCACGAGTTCCTTCCAAAAGAGGAAGAAGCACAGAGGAAACTTGCCAAAGACTTGGGCATAAGCTTTGAAAGAGTTAAAGAAATAGTCGAATCTCTCCATGAATTCAATCCAATGATGGGGCACAGAGGATGCCGCTTGGCGATCACTTACCCAGAAATAGCGGTCATGCAAACTAAAGCCATCATCCTGGCAGCCATCGAATTGAAGAAAGAAGAGAATATCGAAGTCATCCCAGAGATAATGGTTCCACTAGTTGGACATGTCAACGAGTTGAAATACGTCAAGAACATCATCGTGGAAACTGCAGATGCACTTATCAAAGAAAGCGGAGTGGATCTCAAGTATCTCGTCGGAACGATGATAGAAGTTCCTCGCGCAGCTGTTACCGCAGATCAAATTGCAGCCGAAGCTGATTTCTTCTCATTTGGAACCAATGACCTTACTCAGATGACGTTTGGATTCAGTAGAGATGACAGCGGTAAATTCCTTAAAGATTATCTCGATAAAGGAATCTTGAAAGTGGATCCATTTAAAACGTTGGACAAAGATGGGGTTGGAGAACTTGTAAGAATGGCCAAAGAAAAAGGAAGAAGTGTCAAGCCAGAACTCAAACTTGGTATTTGCGGTGAGCATGGCGGAGACCCGGCTTCGATAAAGATAGTGAATGAAATAGGCTTGAATTACGTGAGCTGCTCTCCTTACAGGGTACCAATAGCGAGGTTAGCCGCAGCTCAAGCTGTTGTCGAAGCAAAGAAGAATGACTGA
- the rplT gene encoding 50S ribosomal protein L20 yields MRIKRGTVKRRKHNKILKAAKGYRGARGTRYRLAKESTMRAGIYAYEGRKVKKRDMRSLWITRINIAARNAGLKYSDLIHGLNLAGVAINRKMLSDMAVSDPQMFDSYVEIAKKHLSAQ; encoded by the coding sequence ATGAGAATTAAAAGAGGTACGGTTAAGAGAAGAAAACATAACAAGATTCTTAAGGCCGCAAAAGGGTACCGTGGTGCAAGAGGAACAAGATACAGATTGGCAAAAGAATCAACCATGCGTGCTGGCATTTACGCTTACGAAGGTAGAAAAGTTAAAAAGAGAGATATGAGATCTTTGTGGATCACAAGAATTAACATCGCAGCCAGGAACGCCGGATTAAAGTACAGCGATCTTATACACGGTTTAAATCTTGCCGGCGTGGCAATAAACAGAAAAATGCTTTCAGATATGGCTGTTTCAGATCCGCAAATGTTTGATTCATATGTTGAAATAGCCAAGAAGCACTTGTCCGCTCAATAA
- the rpmI gene encoding 50S ribosomal protein L35 — protein sequence MKNKVKTNKSVAKRFRVTKNGKILHACANRSHKNYHKSGSRKRRLDVESQLQSGDKRRIRRALGI from the coding sequence ATGAAGAACAAAGTCAAAACGAACAAGAGCGTGGCGAAACGTTTTAGAGTTACCAAGAATGGAAAGATATTACACGCTTGTGCCAATAGAAGCCACAAGAATTATCACAAAAGCGGTTCGCGCAAAAGAAGATTGGATGTTGAGTCACAACTCCAATCTGGAGATAAGAGAAGAATCAGAAGAGCTCTAGGAATTTAA
- the infC gene encoding translation initiation factor IF-3: MKKTGPLKNEEIRSSTVRLIGPEGSQFGIVSKEEALRKAKEYGLDLVLVSPNSRPPVCKIMDFGRYMYEQSKKQKKNKVSGSVLKQMKFRPKIDEHDYQTKLSHVKRFLQSGNKVRITIMFRGREMAFTDKGKEILDRIAKDLQDIAEVDSPPVLEGRDMRMGLRPKKVSAKEEDKK, from the coding sequence ATTAAAAAAACAGGGCCGTTAAAAAATGAGGAAATTAGAAGTTCGACAGTGAGATTGATTGGGCCCGAGGGTAGCCAGTTTGGAATCGTTTCAAAAGAAGAAGCATTGAGAAAAGCCAAAGAGTATGGCCTGGATCTTGTGCTTGTATCTCCCAATTCAAGACCCCCGGTGTGTAAAATCATGGATTTTGGAAGATACATGTATGAGCAAAGCAAAAAGCAGAAGAAAAACAAGGTAAGTGGCAGCGTTTTGAAACAGATGAAGTTCAGACCGAAAATAGACGAACACGATTATCAAACGAAGTTATCGCATGTTAAAAGATTTTTGCAAAGTGGGAACAAGGTAAGGATAACGATAATGTTCAGAGGTCGTGAGATGGCCTTTACGGATAAAGGAAAAGAAATTCTTGATCGTATAGCAAAAGACCTTCAAGACATAGCCGAAGTAGATTCTCCACCAGTGCTTGAAGGAAGAGACATGAGAATGGGCTTAAGACCGAAAAAGGTTTCCGCCAAGGAGGAGGATAAAAAATGA